Proteins encoded within one genomic window of Gallus gallus isolate bGalGal1 chromosome 1, bGalGal1.mat.broiler.GRCg7b, whole genome shotgun sequence:
- the KCNRG gene encoding potassium channel regulatory protein, translating into MSSREVVALSVGGVRFVTRPCTLLQFPESRLARMLGGDDPEFKLVNGEFFVDRDGALFSYIMDFLRTLQVSLPADFSDFQRLRREAEFYELYPLAELLGQEHLLRPRLEILEVRFFLHEMQAFFRIFGSCSSTVEMLAEQITVLTGQRPGQGWSSPFPSQKPLIPLPLERPSHHDLVFQCGTDCSAGDQFVARYVSIKPDSRMLINGTNVLGLLIDMLLKDGFRLISTRTASSDEKVECYSFERTRRPASLSIAPNQHPGSSGTGQAGRSQVQKGK; encoded by the exons ATGAGCAGTCGAGAGGTGGTCGCTCTGAGTGTGGGAGGTGTGAGGTTTGTAACCCGGCCCTGCACCTTGCTGCAGTTCCCCGAGTCCAGGTTAGCACGCATGCTGGGTGGTGACGACCCGGAGTTTAAACTGGTGAACGGAGAGTTCTTTGTGGACAGAGATGGCGCTTTGTTCAGCTACATCATGGATTTCTTGAGGACTCTTCAAGTCTCTCTGCCTGCTGATTTTTCAGACTTCCAGAGACTGCGCAGAGAAGCGGAATtctatgagctgtaccctctGGCTGAGCTCCTGGGCCAGGAACACCTCCTGAGGCCGAGGCTGGAGATCTTGGAGGTGCGTTTTTTCCTCCATGAGATGCAGGCCTTTTTCCGCATCTTCGGTTCCTGCAGTAGCACCGTGGAGATGCTGGCCGAGCAAATCACTGTGCTTACAGGGCAGCGgccagggcagggctggagcagcccttttccttctcagaaaccACTAATTCCACTTCCTTTGGAAAGACCTTCTCATCACGACCTGGTTTTTCAGTGTGGAACCGACTGCTCTGCTGGTGACCAGTTTGTGGCCAG gtATGTTTCCATAAAGCCTGACAGCAGAATGCTGATAAATGGTACTAACGTGCTAGGCCTGCTGATTGACATGTTGCTCAAAGATGGATTTCGCCTCATAAGCACCAGGACAGCGTCCAGCGATGAAAAAGTGGAATGCTACAGTTTTGAAAGGACACGGAGGCCTGCGAGCCTTAGCATTGCTCCAAACCAACACCCAGGGAGCTCTGGGACGGGGCAGGCAGGGAGAAGCCAAGTGCAGAAGGGGAAATAG
- the TRIM13 gene encoding E3 ubiquitin-protein ligase TRIM13, with product MTLVLRDMMELLEEDLTCPICCSLFDDPRVLPCSHNFCRKCLEGILDGNVRNVLWRPSPFKCPTCRKETPVTGVNSLQVNYSLKGIVEKYNKIKVTPKMPVCKVHSGQPLNIFCRTDMQLICGVCATRGDHTKHVFCSIEEAYSQEKRAFETLFQGFETWRCGDALSRLDTLETSKRKALQMLTKDSDKVKEFFDKLQHTLEQKRNEILSDFETMKLAVMQAYDPEINKLNSILQEQRMAFNIAEAFKDVSEPIVFLQQMQEFREKIRVLRETPLPCSNVDITPTMKSFDTSQWNGIKLVDVDKLSLPQENNGLKLKIPSVFSRRFIVASLICLLILAITRMSFVESVVDNFQCWKSQFFTISLSYLADTVEIADHAVFYWEQMTDGASLLSEKCKNYTLVVLDNVAQFVCKYKLL from the exons ATGACCTTAGTCCTCAGG GACATGATGGAGCTCCTAGAAGAAGATCTCACCTGTCCCATTTGCTGTAGCCTGTTTGATGACCCTCGTGTCCTGCCCTGCTCACACAACTTCTGCAGAAAGTGTCTGGAGGGAATACTGGATGGAAATGTGCGGAACGTGCTGTGGAGGCCATCCCCTTTCAAGTGTCCCACGTGCAGGAAGGAAACTCCTGTTACTGGAGTCAACAGCTTACAAGTCAACTATTCCCTGAAGGGTATCGTGGAGAAGTACAACAAAATCAAAGTAACTCCAAAAATGCCCGTGTGCAAAGTGCACAGCGGGCAACCCCTGAACATTTTTTGCCGGACAGACATGCAGCTGATCTGTGGGGTTTGTGCCACCCGTGGCGACCATACAAAGCATGTGTTCTGTTCTATTGAGGAAGCTTATTCCCAGGAGAAACGGGCTTTTGAAACCCTGTTTCAGGGCTTTGAAACGTGGCGTTGTGGAGATGCGCTGTCTCGGCTGGATACCTTGGAAACCAGTAAGCGGAAAGCTCTGCAGATGCTGACCAAGGATTCTGACAAGGTGAAAGAATTCTTTGATAAACTGCAGCACACGCTGGAGCAGAAGCGAAACGAGATTCTCTCTGACTTTGAGACCATGAAGCTTGCAGTGATGCAGGCCTACGATCCGGAGATCAATAAACTGAACTCGATTCTGCAGGAGCAGCGGATGGCTTTTAACATTGCAGAGGCCTTCAAAGACGTGTCTGAACCCATTGTATTTCTGCAACAGATGCAGGAGTTCAGGGAAAaaatcagggtgctcagagaaACCCCTTTACCTTGTTCCAATGTGGACATCACCCCTACAATGAAGAGCTTTGATACCAGCCAGTGGAATGGAATCAAATTGGTTGATGTGGACAAACTTTCATTACCTCAGGAAAACAACGGTCTGAAATTGAAGATTCCCTCAGTCTTTTCACGCAGATTTATAGTAGCCTCTCTCATTTGCTTGCTCATTCTTGCTATCACCAGAATGTCCTTTGTGGAGTCTGTGGTTGACAACTTCCAGTGCTGGAAATCTCAGTTCTTTACCATTAGCTTGTCCTATCTGGCAGATACGGTGGAGATAGCTGATCATGCAGTCTTTTACTGGGAACAGATGACTGATGGAGCTTCACTTCTGAGCGAGAAGTGTAAAAACTATACGTTGGTTGTACTGGATAATGTTGCACAGTTTGTGTGCAAGTACAAACTGTTGTGA